Part of the Sorghum bicolor cultivar BTx623 chromosome 1, Sorghum_bicolor_NCBIv3, whole genome shotgun sequence genome, ATAAGTCATCTTATGATGATCCAACCGTGAGGGAAATTCCGTTGACTTTTTTTTCGGTACATAAGACTAGATAACGAGTCAGCTCGGCTTGACTCGTTAGGATAACGAGCtagctcggctcggctcgttatCTTAACGAGCCAGAAAGCCAGCTTGGCTCGGTTTCTTAAAAACTCGAGCTGGCTCGTTAAGCTCGCGAGCTAGGTATAAAAAgtatataaaatataatatttatatttatctaaaGCTTAAAAATAGTaatgataaaaataataatatatctAATTGTCTTAAGTTTAACAAAATATTCATACGAGCTAATATATTAACTATTTATAAAATGTAAGACATGAAGTAATACAAAACTAATATAAATTATGATAATTTTTTCTCTAATACTGTAGCTCGTTAGGCTCGTAAGCGGTTCGCGAGCTAGCTCGTTATAGCTAACGAGCTAAAATCTTGCCACGACTCTCGTTATCCTAACGATCCGAGTCAAGCTGAGCCGAGCGAGCCACGAACCAAGCGAGCTAACGAGCTTTAAGTTTTTCGTCCAATTATCAGTGCATGAGTGCGTGATAGATAGCTCTGCCGATTTTTTTGTGCGTGTTTCAGTGGACACGTAGAGCCGGCCAACTCGCATTGTATGGCTCTGGTCGAAACCGTGTCCGTTGAacccttctctcttctctctcaACATCCATCGGTTTGTTCTTCCTAAACAAGTAGACAACATTTGTTCTTGTTCATAGATGGTGACAGGAAGTCTCTGAGCTGCAGCAACCTGCAATCATACGACGGCCAGGGCAAGAGAGGTTTGTTTGGGGTCAGATCATAATTGAGCCGAGGATTAAGTTATAGATGATAATGATGACTATGATAATGCATTGGAACGGTTCCAGAATCACCATCCAGCTCAGCATCGAGTGCATGTATTCCTGATAGGAATGTTTCCAAAATGTTGTGCCTGAttattgaaatatattttttccCCATAGTGGGATATGGCTAGATCCACACTGAAATTCCTCCCACTGGATGCTCGACAGCGAAGAAGAGCTTTGTTGGACACAACCTTGTTAGACCAGTCTCAGTGGAGATTTTATGATCTAGTTTTTAACATACTCATATTTTGAAAAACGGTGAAAGAGTTTCATCCTCATGAGGATGAACTATCTCTACTCCCATAAAACTTTTATCATCTATTTCTTAATCAATGAAGTGTCATATATATTAGTGTATTTAATGTCCATGAAACTCTATGAGACCTCATTAAAATTGGCCTTAGTGACAATTCTGGTGTTAATTCATGAGACCTCTGGATGTTGGTTTTAATTCATGAGATCCAAACATTCTTTGAAGTCGTAGAGTTTTGAGCTCATCTAATCTATCTATTTTCTGACTTTGAATGGCTTTGATAAGCGTGCAAACAGTCTGTATCTGTTTTTCAACTTCAAATGGCCTTGAGAGGCGTATAAGAACTCTCTAAAAGCCTGTTTGGATCTCATGAATTAAAACCAACATCTAGAAGTGTTTCACattttattattagattaaTTTCTAATTCCTCTGAATTCCTAATAACCAAACACAGCCTAGAGATCTGTAAGCACTCCAAGTGTTTTCATTTGCCATTTTAAGAGGGTGCTTATATTCAGCCATTAATTGCTAAAAAAAAACACTACATGATAACACCAGGAAAAAAGAATCAcgattaaaaaaaacaaaccaCAATAATATACTCCATTTCATTTGGGATTACAATTGTTCATGGCTTTTCTTTTAGGAACGCTATGGTAGTCATATATTTTTTGACACAagacaaaagaaaaaagagaagtgCACGGGTGGTGTGGCCGTACCATTTGCTCGTACGCACGGCACTTGGTCAGTTGGTCTCCTCCACTCCGGCTTGGGTCTTCCGTTCCAAGGCGAAAGCCACAGCCGGCGCCCGGCGGACAGCCCTCAGGCCAGCCAGCAAGCAAGCTGCCAAAGCAACAAGAGCAGGCGTGATCGGAGGCGCCAgcagagaaaagaaaacaacaCCGAGTGGCGCCGAAGCCGGCCTACGAGGAAGAAGCTagggagcagcagcagcccagCGCAGCGAGGCAGCCAGCAGCGGCAGAGTCCCGAGGGGAGGGGCGATGTCGGGGCGGCGGCCGGCGACGTGGGAGCAGCAGGCCGCCGACGACTACGACTACCTGTTCAAGGTGGTGCTGGTGGGCGACTCCGGCGTGGGCAAGTCCAACCTCCTCTCTCGCTTCACCCGCAACACCTTCTCCCTCGACTCCAAGTCCACCATCGGCGTCGAGTTCGCCACCCGCACCATCCAGGTACGCAAAGCACATCGGGCCATGACTGCCTCTGCCTGCTCTGCTCAACTCAACTCTCATCCATGGACCACAGGTGGACGGGAAGACGATCAAGGCGCAGATCTGGGACACGGCGGGGCAAGAGCGGTACCGCGCCGTAACCAGCGCCTACTACCGGGGCGCGGTGGGGGCGCTGCTGGTGTACGACGTGACCAAGTCCGCCACGTTCGGCAACGCGGCGCGGTGGCTCCGCGAGCTCCGGGACCACGCCGACGGCCGCGGCACCGCCGTCATGCTCGTCGGCAACAAGACCGACCTCGCGAAGCAGCGCGGCGGCCTCCGCGCCGTGCCCCGCGGGGACGGCGCCGCGCTCGCGGAGCGGGAAGGGCTCTCGTTCGTCGAGACCTCCGCGCTCGACGCCACCAACGTCGACGCCGCGTTCGTGACCCTGCTCACCGAGATCTACCGCGCCGTCAGAAGGAAGGCgctggccgccgccgcggcggataATAAGGAGGACGACGAGGTGGCGGCCGCGGTCGGGGAGGGGCAGGTGATCCAGGTGTCGTCGCCCGGCGACTCCCGCGGCCTCACGACGCGGTGCTGCGCGTTCTAGCCATGCCTGCCACGCTTGTATAGTGAAATATTAGTGATCGTCAGCAACATTGGCTATTTCTTCGTGGTTACAGGAGACGGCAAATTCACTGTTATTACTACTTCTTTGAACCACTGTCAAGTGCTGGAGTATTCATCACTGTTTTAATTAATTCCATGGGGAGTAAAATTCATGAACGCTCATACACAATGATGTCATCTGTTTGAATCTCGGAGCTACGATGATATCACTCTGACCTGTGATCTCCAGTTCTTGAATTTTGATATTTATTACTGGTTCTCAGAATTTATATAGCGGTCTCGTGTCATCTGCGTGTCCGGTGACAACACCGGTGCGGTGAATTAGAAGCCAAAAAGAGCCCATTCGCTTATCTTATCAGCcgtattttttttctatcaGCTAACaaaatttttctctcacaacaaatcagcgaacagtattttTAATTATAATTTTTCAGACCAGCGAATAGGCTCAAACACTTGCAGAGAAAATTGCTCAAATTACTGAAGGCAAACCAGCTGACAACACCGGTGAATTCAGAAGTGGCACGTATATATATGCAGATACAGAGCAGGTAGGAGACGTCTCGAGTGACACGAGTACCTAAGCTAGAGCGGCGTTTAGCACGTAGGAGTACACGCAGAGGGAGGCGCGCGGGAGCCGGGAAATGGCCAAAGCGTGCCTCCTCCTGGTCGTGGACCGACGTGCGCATGGCGGCAGCCGGCAGGGCCTCGCACGCCGCTGCCCGCCATGCATGCACCGCACCCGTCCGCCCGTCTGCCACCACCCTCAGCTCGCCTGTCCTTATCCCCGGCCGTTCCGTTCCTCAGTCTACAGAAGCACAACTCGGCTTCGTCAAGCGAGCGACTACTCCATGCATCTCCCTCCATCCATATTCGATCCCTCAGCTCATCCACGCAGCACTCTCATTCAGAGTAAGGCTACTGCAGGCAGCAGGGATCAGGTGTGATCGATCGGTCGAGGGAAATTAAGGTACGATGGATCAGTTGGTGAACGCGGTGATGGACCTGGTGGTGCCGCCGGCGAGCATGGTGATGCTGGCGTTCGCGTGGCCGACGCTGTCGTTCCTGCGCGGCGTCGAGTGGGCGCTCAAGACCCTCACCAAGGAGGACATGCTGGGAAAGGTCGTCGTCATCACCGGCGCATCCTCCGCCATCGGCGAGGTAAGTATGTATCGATGTCGTACGGCAGACACTGTTTCGTTCCGATCAATTAAGCACTAGCATCATCAACACACACGACGACGGCCACGGCGTGCGACGCGTGCAGCAAATCGCGTACGAGTACGCGCGGCGGAACGCGAACCTGGTGCTGGTGGCGCGGCGGGAGCAGCGGCTGTTCGGGATCCGCGACAACGCGCGGCAGCTGGGCGCCGGCCAGGTCCTCGtcatcgccgccgacgtcgTCAAGGAAGAGGACTGCCGGAGGCTCGTCGCCGACACCGTCAGCTACTTCGGGCAGCGTCAGTCGTCAATTTAAAATGATCCTCTTTAGTTTGTCTACGACTGCGCAATCAATccttgcctttttttttttttttttctgatacACTGCTGGATGGGCATGCATATGCTGGACAGTGAACCATCTGGTGAACACCGTGAGCTTGAGCCACGACTTCAGCTTCGAGGAGGCCGGCGACACCACGGCCTTCCCTCACCTCATGGTATGCATGTCATGTCGTCGTCGAGGATCAGCATTAATTCACATGCATGTCCGAAAAAGGGAACCTAAACGCAAATTCAACGCATGCCGATAAAATTGCAGGACATCAACTTCTGGGGCAACGTGTACCCGACCTACGCCGCGCTGCCCTACCTCCGGCGAAGCCACGGCCGCGTCGTCGTCAACGCGTCCGTCGAGAGCTGGCTGCCCATGCCCAGGATGAGCCTCTACTCTGTAAGTAATTACTAATAACAAAAATTTCTCCCTGTTCTTGTCAGTAACAGTAACACGACTGATGATGTGGCACGGCACGGCAGGCGGCGAAGGCGGCAGTGGTGGACTTCTACGAGACGCTCCGGTACGAGGTGAAGGATGAGGTGGGCGTGACCGTGGCGACGCACGGCTGGGTCGGCGgcgacgccggcggcggcaaGTTCACGCTGGACCACCATCATCAGGAAGGCGCGGCGGAGGTGCAGCAGTGGAAGCAGgaagagcgcgaggcggcggcggcggcggcgctgccgggGGGAGCGCACGTGGAGGCGTACGCGCGGGCGCTGGTGGCCGGCGCCTGCCGCGGCGACGCCTACGTGAAGCGCCCCAGCTGGTACGACGTCTTCCTCGTCTTCCGCGTCTTCGCGCCCGACGTCCTCGCATGGACCTTCCGCCTCCTGCTGTCGTCGTCCAcgcccgtcgccgccgccgccgccggcccgaccacgaccacgaccacgagcgCGATCACCGCACGTCGTCCCCCTCCTGCCGCGCTGCCGGCGCCGCCGGTCCGCCCGCTGCTCGAGTAcacgccgccgccaccggcgtCCCGGAGGCCCTCGTCCCAGATGCAGAAACTGGAATGAGCTAGGCTGCATGCGTGTGGTGTGCACGCGATCGAGACAGAGCTTTCATCTCTGGTGTTCTGTGATGATCGATGCGATGCGACGAGTGATGTGTGCTAGTGGGCAGTGGCAATGCCATTGCATTTGTATGTCGACACGACACATGTCCTTGTACCAAACTATGAACTGATTTTGGCGGGTGTGTTTAAATAAGGAGATTACGTGGTACTTATAGTAGTGGAATTGCGAATGCACAGGCATCAAACAGTGGTCGTGCCGGAGTGGTTATCGGGCATGACTAGAAATCATGTGGGCTTTGCCCGCGCAGGTTCGAATCCTGCCGACCACGTGTTTTAATTTTGTTTATTTGCTCTTTTTTTTTGTCAGTTTAGTATCTGACACTTTTTCATTTTTGGCGCCAATATTCTTTGGAACATCTCTTTTCTGGCGTCAAAAGACAGAAGTGCCTTGattttttctttgtttcttgcCGTCGAAACAGGTATAAAATTTTGTTGTTGTGGCACAACAACGCTTTTTTTTTACACCTTCCGTCCTAAAATATAGGATACTGAAGCATTTAAAATCCATCCCAAGACATTTAAGGTGAATTAGCTCCTCCCGTGATATTGAATTTGATGGCTATCCAACCATGTTTCTCTGAGGTCGAGTCGAGCATCATGAGCTATGGT contains:
- the LOC8080167 gene encoding ras-related protein Rab11C is translated as MSGRRPATWEQQAADDYDYLFKVVLVGDSGVGKSNLLSRFTRNTFSLDSKSTIGVEFATRTIQVDGKTIKAQIWDTAGQERYRAVTSAYYRGAVGALLVYDVTKSATFGNAARWLRELRDHADGRGTAVMLVGNKTDLAKQRGGLRAVPRGDGAALAEREGLSFVETSALDATNVDAAFVTLLTEIYRAVRRKALAAAAADNKEDDEVAAAVGEGQVIQVSSPGDSRGLTTRCCAF
- the LOC8079640 gene encoding 11-beta-hydroxysteroid dehydrogenase-like 5, which codes for MDQLVNAVMDLVVPPASMVMLAFAWPTLSFLRGVEWALKTLTKEDMLGKVVVITGASSAIGEQIAYEYARRNANLVLVARREQRLFGIRDNARQLGAGQVLVIAADVVKEEDCRRLVADTVSYFGQLNHLVNTVSLSHDFSFEEAGDTTAFPHLMDINFWGNVYPTYAALPYLRRSHGRVVVNASVESWLPMPRMSLYSAAKAAVVDFYETLRYEVKDEVGVTVATHGWVGGDAGGGKFTLDHHHQEGAAEVQQWKQEEREAAAAAALPGGAHVEAYARALVAGACRGDAYVKRPSWYDVFLVFRVFAPDVLAWTFRLLLSSSTPVAAAAAGPTTTTTTSAITARRPPPAALPAPPVRPLLEYTPPPPASRRPSSQMQKLE